ACGCGTTCTCCTGTACACGCCGCGCGAGGCTGAGCGCCGGAAGAGCCTTGTTGATCTTCCCGATCGAAGATCTCTGTCCCGACTCCTCGCTTTTTTCGGCCGCTTTGATCTCTTCCCACTGGCGGTAGGAGTAACCGGGGGAGTTAGAGAAAACGTGTGGATGTCTTCTCACGAGTTTGTCGGTTAGAACCTTAATCACATCGTTTATATCGAAAGCGTCCCTTTCGGCGGCCACCTGTGCGTGAAAAATCACCTGTAACATGACATCTCCCAGCTCTTCGACCAGTTCGACATCGTCCCGCCGGTCGATCGCTTCCAGGACTTCGTAAGCCTCCTCTATCATGTACGGTTTGAGACTTTCGTGAGACTGAGCTATGTCCCATTCACAGCCTCCCGGCGAACGGAGCCTCTTCATAGTCTCTATCAATTTCAACCAGTTTTCCTTCAATTCTTCATTATTCACCTCAGTACCTCCGGAGTAAGCAACCCCGCCCTGAACAGGCGGTCTTCGTTCACTGCGCTATCTCTCAACCATCTCGAAACCAGTTCCGGTCTTGCACTTTCCCTTATCGGCCTGTAGGTCAACCTGTGCCACGTGCTTGGGCCGTACCTTGCTATCGCCTGTAGATGTTTCTCGGTTCCATAACCCTTGTGCTTTTCGTAACCGTATTCGGGATAGAGGTTCCCCAGATCTTTCATCAACCTGTCCCTGAAAACTTTAGCCATGATCGATGCGCTGGCGATCGATGCGCTCAGCCTGTCGCCTCCAACGATGCACCTGCCCCTTATCTTCAAATTCAGGTATTTTCCGTCGATAATCACGTAAGACGGTCTCACGCTCAGTCCGTCAAGAGCCCGGTTCATGGCCAGTTTCGTGGCATTCAGAATGTTCAGAAGATCTATCTCCTCCGGCGTCGAAAGACCGATCCCGACGTATGCGCGATCGATTATTTCCTCGTAAAGCGATTCCCTGTCCTTTGCGGAAAGAAGCTTGGAATCGTTGACACCCCTCACCGAACCGCGCAATATTACCGCAGCCGCAACCACCGGACCGGCCAGCGGCCCTCTGCCTGCTTCATCCAACCCTGCGATAGTTCCGAACCTCTCTATGAATGTCGAGTCAAAACTTTCAAGCGTTTCATAGTCTTCTGAAGATCCCATAAAGCGATTATACATCAGACTTTGTTTACCTTCACAAACCGGAGTTTGCCGGAGATAACAAGAGCGAAAAGAGCCGTGCGGCGTCCTGCCCCAGAGCGTGGACCCGTTCTTGGGGACCTGAGACTAGAGGTAAGAGGCGGGAGGTGTGAAGAGCGTGAAGATCTTGATCTTCTTACCTCTGACCTCATTCCTTTTACCTCTGTTTAGAGACAGATGAGAAGAGCGAGAAGAACCGGAACGAGAAGAGGAGAGAGGGCGAGACACGAGCAGCGGGTCTCGGGTTTCGGGTCTAGGGTCTAGAACGCGAAAAACGCGGTTTTTCGCGGTCTTTGCTCCTTTTCGTCATGCCGGACCTGATCCGGCATCTCCGCTCCTTTGAAAGAGCAAGAACGAGATCCCGTATAAGAGCATTACGGGATGACAGTGCGGGGGCGTTACAGGACGACAGTCCCCTTCCGCCATGCCGGACTCACTTGATGTCATTCTGAGCTTGACTCAGAATCTGCTCTTTGTTCTAAGGAGGGGATCCCGGATCGGGGTCCGGGATGACAGTATAGGAGCACTACGGGATGACATGAGGATGAGCATTGCGGGATGACCCTGAATAAGAGTATTTCAGGCCAGGCTCATCAGGACAGGCTCCACGGGATGACAGGATGTGAACGGTTAACGGAATTACCCTGAATAAGATCCCTGAATAGGAACATTTCAGGGCAGGCTCATCAGGGCAGGCTCTCCCCTCCCGTCATCCTGGCGTGCTCCCAGCCAGGATCCCGGTCTTCGCGAAAAACGAAAAACGTCTTTAGTCCTTCGTCCCAGAGCGTGAACCCGTCCTTGGGAAGAGCGAGATCCCGTATAAGAGCATTGCGGGATGACAGTCCCTTCACGTCATTCTGGCATGTTCCTCGCCAGAATCCCGCCTTTTCCTCCTTCCCGTCATGCCGGACACCGATCCGGCATCCCCGTCCTTCTCGTGAGCGAAGCGAACTCTCGACGCTCTTTCTCTCGTGTTTTACTTACAACCTACAACGTTCTTTTGAACGGTTCCTGTCCCCCTCTCAGTCATAATGAATCAGGCCGAAAGTGTTATAATAACTTATCAGTAACGTGTCAATTCCAAACCAACGCTTGGGAGTATGGAGGTGTGGAGATGTCCCGAGGTGAGGTCAGAAAAGAGGATGCAGCAACTCTGGAGAAAAATCTGCGAATCATTTCTACAAGGATAAGAAGAGAAGGTCGAAAGGTTCTGAGGGACTTTCCGATAACTCCCGCGCAATTCGATGTTCTCCAGACACTTTTCTTTCAGGGCGAAAAGAGGATGAGCGATATAAGTCGCAATCTGGGGATAACCAAGAGTACCACTACCGGCCTCGTGAAAAGGCTCATAGACGCCGGCTTCATTGAAAGAAGACGCTCTGAAAGAGATCGAAGATCTTTCATAATAGATATTTCCAGTTCGGGAAAATCCCTCATCGAGAAAGTTATCGACAGAAGAGTGGAATATCTGCGTTCCGTGATGACAGAGATCAGTACCGAACAGGTTATATCCCTCGAGCAAATAGTCTCCCTTCTTCTCGAAGTGATGGACAGTAAGAAAACGGCAGAGTAACCCTTTATCGGAGGTAAAGAATGAGAAGAAAACTACCAATCTTTTTGATTGTCACACTCGTTTTTGCGGTAATTCTCATCGCCCAGTCAACAGTGCGCATAAAGGCCAACGAGCTTCTCGCGACGGAAAGACAGGAAGTCTTCACGTTTAAGGGAAACGTTATGATAAACAAAGACGGGGACATCTATGTCGAAACTCCCCTGGCAACGGTCACGAAGGGCGCAACCGACTGGCAGTCGTTCATAACCGAGGGTGAGACGTTTGTTATCTTCCAGACGGGCGAGGCGACTACGCTATCGCTCGACTACAACCTGGACAATTCGACCGGTCTTATGAAGGACGTGCCAGTTGCGATGATATATTCCAAGGAAGAAGGCCAAAAGGATATCTACATATACAAAACGGATGTCCTCAAGTTCGATCAGAAAAACGAATATTATGAAGGTTTCGCTAAAGAGACGGCAGACGCGACTCCTGAGCTAATATTCATAGACTACAAGGGCGATCTGAAAGTCGATACGCTCTACTTCGAATACTACGGAGAAACGGGAATGCTCAACCTGAAGGGTAATGTTTTCGTGAACGATGAGAAAAACCGCAGGAAGATCTGGGCCTCAGAATTGTTGTACAATACACAAGACGATTCGTTCAAAGGATTGAACGTCGAGATAGAACTCGTATTCTAGCGAGGTGCAGGAGGAGAATTATGGTAGATATCAGGCTGATCCGTGAAAATCCCGAACTGGTAAGAAAAGCTCTAGAAAATCGACAGATGGGACAGGAGCTGCTGGAAGAGATACTTCAGCTCGATGCGCAGAGAAGGGAAGCGCTACAGATAGTTGAGCAGAAGAAGGCCGAAAGAAACAGCATCTCTTCCGAAATAGCCCGCGCCAAGGCCAGCAAAGACGATTCCAGGGCGCAATCTCTCATGGATAGAGCGAAGGAAATCTCCTCCGAAGTAAAGGAATTGGACATTAGGACCTCCCAGATAGAAGAAGAACTACGCCAGAAGATGCTGTATCTGCCAAACATCCCGTCGGAGAAAACACCTGTTGGCAAAAGCGAAAGCGACAACGTGGTGGTGAGGACCTGGGGCGAACCGAGAAAACCGGCCTTCGAAGTCAAACCGCACTGGGACTTTGGCCCGGAGACAGGTCTAATAGACTTCGAACGTGCAGCGAAACTCTCCGGAGCACGCTTCGTTATACTGAGAAAGGATCTTGCACGCCTGGAGAGGGCTATAATGAACTTCATGCTCGACCTGCACCACAGCAAGGGTTATGAAGAGGTAGCCCTCCCCTTCATGGTCAAGAGAGAGACGATGCTTGCAACCGGACAGCTCCCGAAATTCGAAGAGGAGGCATATAGAATAGAACCGGACGATATGTTCATGATACCGACCGCCGAGGTCCCGCTGGTCGCACAGCACGGCGAGGAGATAATAGACGGCGAGCTTCCCAAGAAATACACGGCCTACAGCGCCTGTTTCAGGAGAGAGGCCGGATCTTACGGCAAGGACGTTCGTGGCATGATAAGGGTCCACCAGTTCGACAAGGTGGAACTCGTCTGGTTCACCCACCCAGACTCCTCCTACGATGCGCTCGAGCAACTCACGGCCGACGCCGAAGATGTGTTGCGCAAATTGAAGCTGCCTTACAGAGTGGTGGCGCTCTGCACCGGAGACATAGGGTTCGCCTCGGCCAAAACCTACGATCTCGAGGTCTGGCTGCCTTCCTACAACACTTACAGGGAGATCTCCTCCTGCTCTAACGTTGAGGATTTCCAGGCGAGGAGGGCCAACATAAGGTTCAGGGATGTCGATAACAAACTCAAGTTCGTTCACTGTCTCAACGGCTCCGGGCTGGCCGTGGGAAGAACTCTCGTGGCGATAATCGAGAACTACCAGAGAGAAGACGGTAGAATAGACGTGCCCGAAGTTCTAGTTCCCTACATGGGCCAGGAGGTAATCGGATAACTTGCCCAACGCCTTCTTCGTGGAAGTCTCGGGCAATACCGTGAGGCTCGACGATATCGAAGTCAATCATCTGAGAGTTATACGCGCGAAAAAGGGAGATAGACTCACAGGGACGGATGGCAGGGGCGGCATATACAAATTCGTGCTGGAGGGAGTCGGAAAGCACGAAGCCACCGGCACGGTAATCGAAAAAGAATTCGTGGAAAGAGATGGCAGAACGATAATAATAGCCGTGGCAGCAACGAAATGGCCGCGGCTTCGTATTTTGCTTGAGAAGGCGACGGAACTCGGAGTGGATCGCATAGAGCTTTTTCAGGGCCGGCGTTCGGTAGCACTTCTGGACGGTGAAAAACTCTCAAGATACACGGCCGTCGTGAGAGAAGCCGCCAAGCAGAGCGTGAATCCATACCTGCCGTCGGTGGAGCTGCAAAGAAATCTCGATCTGTCGGGAGCTCAAAATCTGCTACTGGATTTTCGGGGCAAACCGCTACGCGAACTCTCGAAGGAGCTTGCCACCGGAAGAGAGATAAGATTGATCGTCGGTCCCGAAGGCGGTTTCACAGAGGAAGAGATTTCCGAAATCTCCGCCGCCAGCGTGAAAGTCTCGCTTGGCAGGAGAACCTTGAGGGTGGAAACGGCCATGATAGTGGCGCTTGGTTTGTTGAACGACTACACCGAAAGAATATAGAGGAAAGGTGGCGCAGGCAAGATGATTTTCACGCTTACTTTGAACCCGGCTTTGGACAGATATCTCTACACAGGCAAACTGATAGCCGACGATACCGTCAGGATCGATAAAATCAAGGATTATCCGGCCGGCAAAGGTGTCGATGTCTCGCGGGTCATAAACGAGCTGGGTGGCCATTCGGTGGCGATCGCCTTTCTAGGAGGGCGCATCGGTGACGAGATCGAAGAGATGCTGAACGACGAGGGCGTAGTTTACGCCTCTGTCAGGACTGAAGGTGAAACCAGAATGAACATACTTATCGAAAGCGATGGTGGACAGTACAGATTAAGCCTCCCCGGACCGGATCTGAGCGAAAGAGAGATTGACAAACTCCACAAGACCATAGATATACTTCTAAGAGAGAGAGATACGCTGCTAATGTGCGGCAGTGTACCCGGAGGTGTTGGCAAAGATATATACAGGGTTCTGTGTGAGAGAATGACCGGGAGAAAGATCAAAGTCTACATCGATTCCGATAAAGAGCCGCTTGCCGAAGGTGTCAAAGCCTCGCCCACAGGCATAAAGCCGAACACCCATGAACTTGACAGGTTGCTGGGAAAGGAAAGTGGAGGCGATTACGAAAAGGCTTTGAGAGAAGTCTCGGAGAGGTACTCCATACCCGAAGTTCTCCTCACCATGGGAAAGGAAGGGGCGATGGCCATGATCGAGGGGAGAATCTACAGAGTCGAAGTGCCGGCAGTACCAGTCAAAAGCGCGGTCGGTGCGGGAGATTCCTTCCTCGGGGCTTACTGCATGTACAGGGAGATGGGCGGCACCGTGGAAACGGCCCTCAAAATGGCTGGAGCGGCCAGCGTCGCAACGGTAATGACGCCGGGTACCGAGCTTTGCCGACGTGAGGACGTCGTAAAAATTATGGAAAAAGTCAAGGTGAACAAAAAAGCCCAGGTAAGGGATTGGAGATAGAGATCGAAGGAGGCGTCGCTTCTGTCAAAAAGAGTGAGACCTTAGGAAGCGAGAAACACCTTCAAATCGGCGAGAGCCTGAAACTGCTATCCACAGGTTCATGAACACTGCAAGCACTTTACATTAACTCCCATCGTGATAATTTCGATCAAAAACCCCTCAGACTTTCTTCATATAATTGTTTCTACCATAACTGTGGGGGTGGAAAGGTTTGAGGACGCTAAAGGAATCTACTATGAGAGAAGACTACATCGATTGCGTGAACTCGATAATCGACTATATTGAGCAGAACCTTTTCCGACCGATAACCCTGGAAGAACTTTGTTCTGAGATCTTCTATTCGCCGGTCCATCTTCAACGCATCTTCTACTACACCGTCGGTGAGACGATAGGCCGGTACATAAAGGGAAGAAGACTGAGCGAGGCGGCCGAAAGACTGGCTGGCACATCGATGTCGATACTGGAGATCGCCCTCCAGTGTGGTTACGATTCGCAGGAATCCTTCACGAGAGCTTTCAAGAGTAGATACTGCGTTACACCCGGTAAATACAGGCGCCTGGGACTGCATTTCACACTCACTCACAGGAAACGGCTCACAAAGAAAAGGATCGAAAGACTGATGGGAGGGATAAACATGGAACCGAAAATCGTAAAACGAAAGGCCTTCAAAGTAGTGGGACTGAAGTACTACGGAAACGATCCCAAGAACAATTGCCCAAAGCTCTGGCAGGAATTTATGAAGAGGATAGGGGAAATCAGGAACGCTCTACCGGTTATGGAAAGCTACGGCCTGATGTGTACCGGTGAGGAGGATTTCGTGGACGGCAAGTTCGACTATATCGCCTCAGTGGCCGTTTCGGACCTTGACAACATACCCGAGGGAATGGTGGGAGCCGAAATACCGGAAGCCACTTACGCAGTGTTCACCCACAAGGGCAGACTCGACACCCTTCAGGAGACCTACGAGTACATCTACGGAAAGTGGTTTCAGAACTCGGAGTATGAACCCGTCGGATTGAACGAGTTCGAACTCTACGACGACAGATACACCGGCGAAGAAAACTCCCAGTTCGATATATACATCCCCTTGAAAAAGAAAGCGTAGCCACTAACGATATACGGGACCTTGTAGCATTTACAAGGTCCCCTTTTTTATAAGGTCTCCAGAAGCCAATGAATACTTTCGTCAATGACCTCTTCGAGATTGTCTTTGCCCTCGAACAGATCGTAGATATGCCCGGAGTTTTGAAGGAACAGCCTTTCCGGTCCTTCGTGATAATCGATGAATATCCTTCCCGATTGCGGCTGAGGAAAGACTATGGCGTCGGTAAGACCCGATACAACCATCAACGGGCCGTCGTAGCGCGCCACCTCGGCTACCGGGTCTATGGTGAAAAGCTCATCGAAGAACTCCTTTTTCAACACCGTCGTTCCTCCCCATGAGATATTGGCCAGTATCGGCTCACCCGGGGCGGCTTTCATCGACGAGTCCACCGCATCGGCGCCCAGCAGGGCCGAATACGTGTGAATGGGAATAGCAACGGCCGACCAGAGAACGACACTCTTCACCCGAACGTCTCGTGCCGCAACACAGGCCGCAACCAGACCACCTTGACTGAGGCCCAGAACGGCGATCTTTCTGTTATCGATCTCCGGAAGGCTTTCAAGAAAAGAAATCGCGGCGATAGTATCGCTTATCTGACCGGAAAAAGTCGTGTCTTCCCAGTTTCCTTCGCTTATGCCCGATCCTCTGAAATCGAACCTGAGAGAAGCGAACCCGGCTCCGGCCAAGCGGTCGGCGGTCATTTCGTACATCGAACCGCCCGTTCCCCTTACCTCGAGATCGTTCATGTGACCGAGGAAACCGTGGAGCAGGAGTACCACCGGAAATGACCTGTCGCCGGTCTCCGGCAAAGTGAGAATACCCCGCAGCTCTTGACCGTCGTTCTCGAACGAGACGGCTCTCTCGATCGCAACGAACTGAGGACTGACCGTCTGACAGAAAGCCAAAACAACGAAAAGCAAAAAGGCCCCTATCGCAAAACTCTTGACTCTCACAAATACACCCCCTTTAGCTCAGTATAACAGGGAAGAGGCATATTGATTCATGAATGCTTCGCCAGTCAGGTTATTGCACGCCTCATAACTCTAACATCATTTTTCGTGGTTTTATCTGTTAGAATTTTCATTATTCCAACAAACCGGGAGTTATAAATATGAGGCTTAACAAAAATCTCTTTGAAAGAAAGCTCGGGCTTTTCTTTATGGTTCTATGGTTCGCGGTTATGTTCTTCTACATCACCTGGGACGGCTGGCTTTACGAGTGGCGCGACTGTGGTTATGACGGACCGAACCAGCATTTCGATCTGGACATGTCCGACATGGATTATGAATACACAGCCAGCGGCGAGAAAATCTACCACTCGACCAACAACCTGCACAACCTTATTTATCTTTGTTACTTCGTGTTTTTTTTCGGTTGGCTTGGTTTGCTTTTCGATATCGAGTGGGCAAAGCAGTGGACGATGGCGACCACAGGAATATCTGTCGTTGCTGCCCTTTCGACCTTGAGACTCTCCGATCACGTGTATATACTTCAAATCGTTTACGATGTGGTTCACCTTTCGGGGATAATCATGGGGTGTTACCTTTTCTGGAAGTACAATCTGAAGATCCGAAGAGCCATTCACGCCGTGCTGTTCACCTGGGCCGTTTACCTGTCGAGCCACCTGATCTTCACCCCGTGGCCTTACTGGGAGAACCAGGGAAAGGCCTATTTCAGCATAAATCAGATCAACGATCTGCCCTTCTTCATTTTCGGGCTGGAGTACTTGCTTGTCGTGGCCCTTCTTCTGGGTATAGATGTTGCGGCAAGCCTGATAAACCCCAGGCTCGGTAACAGGTTTCTCAAGATAGCAGTACCATTCGGCCTGTACCTGTCGCTGTGCATAATCCTTATAGCTCTAGGTTTGATTATCGTGCCGGAGATTCACATAAACACCTGTCCGTAGGCTCATATCGGAAATCTCAACTGTCCCAGCTCTTCGCTCTTTCTGAGGATCTGAACGGCGACTAGCTTTCCTTTCGAATCGAAATATTTGATCGCTTTTTCACGTCTTTTTGAATCTTCAGGACTTAATAGAATATATTCGTAACTCCCCCAGACCTTCCATCGTTTCATTTAAACCCCTCCAAAATGAGCCCACAGGAAAAATAGTATCATTAATAATCGAATTTTCAACCGTTTTAGCCGATACAGATAAAAAGGCGCGTCATATGACTCTAAGTCAGCGATAAGTCAGTTAAACTCTAACTAATAAACAATATATGACTCTAATCGTTTCTATTCAACCATAGTCGTCTCTCAAGAGATTCCACATCTGGAACAGCAGATGATAAAATTGTTTGTAAACGATAAGCATCCCGTACTTATCTTTTTTATCGGATTTTATATTTATATGGTCTTCACAGTTGCTTAAATGGCTTTCTATTGTTGCAGCGTTTGTATTCGATGTCTATCATCAATTGAAGAATGTTCAGCGCAGTTGCGCCATAATTTTGTGCTTCAGAAAGGCAGGTTTTTTATGAGAAAGGTTGTTTTCTCGGCAGTGCTGGTACTTCTCTGTTCAGTGATTCTGGCCTCCGGCCTGTTGATGCCGGTGGTCAAACCACCCATGATTGTCACCACTCTAGGGCAGAGTCCGGGGGCCCTGATGTTCAGATTGGTATGTTTGACACTCCCCATGCCTGAAGGCAGGGGATTCTTGGGTGATTAAACCGAAGACCGTTTCTGGCATCGGAGTATGACCCCAAGTTAAGGGCTGTGTCAGCAGCCCGTCCCTAGGCAGAGCATATTAGCTCCTAGGGCTGGCAGACTATCGCTTATACTACACCATCTGCCACAGTTGCGGAAATAATATTCATCGCTCCCACTCTATCCCTGTGGGCTTTGAATCCACAACCACACACGTATTTTCTATCCTTGGCCTTGTTGTGTTTACCACATTTTGGACATTTCTGGCTTGTATATTCGGGATTAACGTATTCTACTTTAATTCCTACCAGAGTCGCCTTGTATTCTATGTACTTTGTCAGTCGATAGAAACTCCAAGGATGCAAATTTTTCTCATTTTTACGGCTTGTTTTTGCCGTGTTGCGAATATTCGTCAAGCGTTCCATATGAATAACTGCAACTTGATTTTCTTTAGCGAAATTAACAATTTGGCGGCTGATTTTGTGGTCTTGGTCTTTCATCCATCTCTGTTCCTTGTCGTGGCGCTTTTTTATAGCTTTTAGCTTTTTGAGTTTGCCGAGTTTTCGCCGTACTGAACGATGTTTGCGTCGGATAAATTTGGCCTGTCTGCCATTACCAACGAATTTGGTTTTACCTCCTTCCACAATGGCTACGGCAGGGTTTTTAAGACCTAAATCCACACCCATGATTTTATTGCTGGTCTCAGACTGTTTTTCATCTATTTTTACGGCTATTTGGGCTATGTATTTACCTGATTTTTGCGTTATACGAAGACTGCCGAGTTTGCCGTTTAACTGTTCCCGTTGGTAGTCGGTCAGCACTGCTTTAACTTCAATACGTTTAGACTTATCGGCAATTAATACAGGAAACGACAGGATATTTTCTTTTAGAGAATAGTTCTGGTTGTTCCAGATTGCGACAGGTTTTTTAAGAATTGGCACTCTGACTTCTCTTTGGTCTTCTGGTTTTAATCTGGCATTGGTATAAACATTCTTTTTATACTTTTTGAAAACACTTCTAGCGTCTTTTATCGCTTGGTTTTTTACTGCACTGGGAAGCTCCGCAATAACGGTTTTACTGGTATATTTAAGGGGTGCATCGGATTTTACGAAGTCTGCTACCATTTGGTTGACCAAGCGGATGTATTCTTTAGTTGTTGCTTGAAGAAGAGACTCCTGCTCTTTAGTCGGTTCTAATTTAATCTTGACGGTGATTTGCATTTTTTCACCTCCTTTGCGAGGTTTTTTGGCTTTCGATGTACTGTTTAATTACGGAAAGCGATGCACCACCTACGGTAGCAACAAAATAACTGTTTGTCCAAAGTGTGGGCAGTTTCGTTGTCAAGTGCTTAAATTCTTGCCTAAGTATTCGTGAAGTATGACCTTTAATTGCTTTAACAAGCTTATGGACTCCATATTGCGGATCCACTTCGACAAGCAAGTGAACATGGTCAGGCATGATTTCCATTTCTATGATTTCTACTTGACGTTCGGCACAGATACTTACAATCAATTCCTTTAATCGTAGTTCTACATCACCAACCAAAACTTTCCTACGATACTTAGGACACCACACTATATGGTACTTGCAAGAATATACAACGTTGTTGTTGGACTTAAATTTAGTGTTCATACATGTATTATATCATACAAAGCTATATAATACAAGCAGACAAATTGAACCAATTGAAAAACATTGTGTTTTCTAATTGATTTGTGCCTTATATCCCCATAGCTGAAGCAAGGAGCTTTACGGCACTTACTGGTAATGTGGCCGATAGGCGATATCCTCCCACCCACCGCGGTGGTTGGTCGGGCCACGGTCATGGAACTGAAATTCAAAGGGCATTACTACAAAGACTTTTTGAAAACCGCGCTGATTCCAATGGGGTTCGTCTTGCTTGTCGCAACTCTCTTCCTGATTTTCAGCAACGAGCTCTCCTTCTTGGTCGGCGGGTGATGTCATGGCTGAAAGGAAGTGTTTATAATGGCGATCCTAAACTCGATAATAAGCGTCTGCTACTACCTGATAAGCGCATTTGTGGTCTTCGTGCTGGTTAAAAGCATTATAAAGACCAAGAACGTTCAAGATGCCATTCTTTACTCCGTCATGCTTATGCCCTTCATCCTGCGAATACTTCGCATAAAGTAGGGGGTGAAGACATGACTGATAGAAATCTATTGATCGTTAAGCTAGTCTCGCTCGCCCTCGTGGCGGTCGCCCTGGTGATCGCCGGAATTCAGTTCTACGATCACAGAAACTTCCAGGAGGAAGTGGTCAAAGGACCTGGCGTAACCCAGGTCAAGAAATTGAGCGACTATTTCGAACCCCTGAAGGGAACTATCAACGATTGCAACATATATATTTTCGACAGCGGTGTCCCCGGAGGAACCGCCTTCCTTATCGGAAGCTCGCATCCTGAAGAACCTTCTGGCAATCTCACGGCACAGCTGTTTGTCGAGAACGCCAAGCTGACGAAGGGAAGACTGATCGTAGCGATCAGGGCCAACCAGAGCGCCTCTCGCGTTACAAGACCGGGAGATGCCTATCCCCTATATTTCGCCATCGAAACACCATGGGGAGAAAAGAAATTCAGAATGGGTGACCGTTGGTCCAGCCCGCTAGACTCATGGCCCGATCCGGAAGTCTATGTCAACTATCCCAGCGGCCAGTTACTGGCCTACATGGACGTAAGAAACTTCAACAGGACGTGGCCGGGCAGAGCGAACGGTATGATCACCGAGCAAACCAACTACGCCTTCATGAATTTGATTAAGGAAGAGGGCGTCGATATCTTCATCGATCTACATGAAGCCGAACTCGAATACCCGGTAATCAGCACCATCGTCGCTCACCAGAAGGGTGCCGACATAGCCGGTATGGCTTCCATGCTGCTCACCTCGACCGAGTTCAAGATCGGAATGGAGTACTCTCCGAAGACTCTCCACGGACTCTCTCACAGAGAGGTCGGAGACCACTCGGATGCCGTCTCGATCTTGCTTGAAGCGCCGGAACCCTTCCTCGACAGAGTGAGAGGGATCACCGACGAGAAACTTCTTCTCACGGGACAGGATGAATTCATAGTGACGGCCGGTAAATTCGGCCTCCTCTACGAGAAGATCGATGAAAAAGGTTGGCCAATAGACGTCAGAGTTGGAAGGCATTGCTCAACGGTTCTGATGATCTTTGAACTCTGGGGAGATTTCAACCCGGGAAAGGAGGTAGTGATCCAGGAAGTACCAAGGTACGACGAGGTAGTGAAGAACGGAACAGGATACTATTTCCGCGATCCGTCGAAGGCAAAGCCGGAAGATATTTATTATGAATGACCGGACAGATTTGTGAGAGTACCTCACAAAGGAGGGGGTAAGTAGTGAAAAGGGTTCTTATAAGCATTATTCTAGTACTATCGTTCTTCTACACAGGTTTGATAGCCTGTACTGA
This portion of the Mesotoga infera genome encodes:
- the serS gene encoding serine--tRNA ligase, whose amino-acid sequence is MVDIRLIRENPELVRKALENRQMGQELLEEILQLDAQRREALQIVEQKKAERNSISSEIARAKASKDDSRAQSLMDRAKEISSEVKELDIRTSQIEEELRQKMLYLPNIPSEKTPVGKSESDNVVVRTWGEPRKPAFEVKPHWDFGPETGLIDFERAAKLSGARFVILRKDLARLERAIMNFMLDLHHSKGYEEVALPFMVKRETMLATGQLPKFEEEAYRIEPDDMFMIPTAEVPLVAQHGEEIIDGELPKKYTAYSACFRREAGSYGKDVRGMIRVHQFDKVELVWFTHPDSSYDALEQLTADAEDVLRKLKLPYRVVALCTGDIGFASAKTYDLEVWLPSYNTYREISSCSNVEDFQARRANIRFRDVDNKLKFVHCLNGSGLAVGRTLVAIIENYQREDGRIDVPEVLVPYMGQEVIG
- a CDS encoding OstA family protein, producing MRRKLPIFLIVTLVFAVILIAQSTVRIKANELLATERQEVFTFKGNVMINKDGDIYVETPLATVTKGATDWQSFITEGETFVIFQTGEATTLSLDYNLDNSTGLMKDVPVAMIYSKEEGQKDIYIYKTDVLKFDQKNEYYEGFAKETADATPELIFIDYKGDLKVDTLYFEYYGETGMLNLKGNVFVNDEKNRRKIWASELLYNTQDDSFKGLNVEIELVF
- a CDS encoding ribonuclease HII; this translates as MYNRFMGSSEDYETLESFDSTFIERFGTIAGLDEAGRGPLAGPVVAAAVILRGSVRGVNDSKLLSAKDRESLYEEIIDRAYVGIGLSTPEEIDLLNILNATKLAMNRALDGLSVRPSYVIIDGKYLNLKIRGRCIVGGDRLSASIASASIMAKVFRDRLMKDLGNLYPEYGYEKHKGYGTEKHLQAIARYGPSTWHRLTYRPIRESARPELVSRWLRDSAVNEDRLFRAGLLTPEVLR
- a CDS encoding RsmE family RNA methyltransferase; this encodes MPNAFFVEVSGNTVRLDDIEVNHLRVIRAKKGDRLTGTDGRGGIYKFVLEGVGKHEATGTVIEKEFVERDGRTIIIAVAATKWPRLRILLEKATELGVDRIELFQGRRSVALLDGEKLSRYTAVVREAAKQSVNPYLPSVELQRNLDLSGAQNLLLDFRGKPLRELSKELATGREIRLIVGPEGGFTEEEISEISAASVKVSLGRRTLRVETAMIVALGLLNDYTERI
- a CDS encoding MarR family winged helix-turn-helix transcriptional regulator, producing MSRGEVRKEDAATLEKNLRIISTRIRREGRKVLRDFPITPAQFDVLQTLFFQGEKRMSDISRNLGITKSTTTGLVKRLIDAGFIERRRSERDRRSFIIDISSSGKSLIEKVIDRRVEYLRSVMTEISTEQVISLEQIVSLLLEVMDSKKTAE
- the mazG gene encoding nucleoside triphosphate pyrophosphohydrolase, which translates into the protein MKRLRSPGGCEWDIAQSHESLKPYMIEEAYEVLEAIDRRDDVELVEELGDVMLQVIFHAQVAAERDAFDINDVIKVLTDKLVRRHPHVFSNSPGYSYRQWEEIKAAEKSEESGQRSSIGKINKALPALSLARRVQENASAVGFDWTRIDGPRKKLDEEIEELDQAVKSGDRKKIEEEIGDLLFTVVNLSRFLEVDPESALRKSTEKFVNRFNEMESHIEKYGLELEGMTIDELNHLWEKAKEGTN
- a CDS encoding 1-phosphofructokinase family hexose kinase, which translates into the protein MIFTLTLNPALDRYLYTGKLIADDTVRIDKIKDYPAGKGVDVSRVINELGGHSVAIAFLGGRIGDEIEEMLNDEGVVYASVRTEGETRMNILIESDGGQYRLSLPGPDLSEREIDKLHKTIDILLRERDTLLMCGSVPGGVGKDIYRVLCERMTGRKIKVYIDSDKEPLAEGVKASPTGIKPNTHELDRLLGKESGGDYEKALREVSERYSIPEVLLTMGKEGAMAMIEGRIYRVEVPAVPVKSAVGAGDSFLGAYCMYREMGGTVETALKMAGAASVATVMTPGTELCRREDVVKIMEKVKVNKKAQVRDWR